One genomic window of Actinoplanes lobatus includes the following:
- a CDS encoding acyl-CoA dehydrogenase family protein, with the protein MADFDVYRLPEDHETIRAAVREICDARVAPHAAEADETGEFPKASYDALRSSDFHAPHIPVEYGGAGADALATAIVIEEVARACASSSLIPAVNKLGTMPLLIAGSEELKHKYLSKVASGEAMFSYCLSEPEAGSDAASMTTRAVRDGDHWVLNGVKRWITNAGVSEYYTVFAVTDPSARSRGISAFVVEKSDEGVSFGAPEKKLGIKGSPTREVYFDNVRIPADRMIGDEGTGFATAMKTLDHTRVTIAAQAIGIAQGALDFALGYAKERKQFGKSIADFQGLQFMLADMGMKLEAARQLTYAAAGKSERGDADLTYFGAAAKCFASDAAMEITTDAVQILGGYGYTRDYPVERMMRDAKITQIYEGTNQVQRIVMARQLLKG; encoded by the coding sequence ATGGCTGACTTCGACGTCTACCGACTTCCGGAGGACCACGAGACGATCCGCGCCGCGGTGCGCGAGATCTGTGACGCGCGGGTCGCCCCGCACGCCGCCGAGGCCGACGAGACCGGCGAGTTCCCCAAGGCGTCGTACGACGCTCTCCGCTCCTCCGACTTCCACGCGCCGCACATCCCGGTGGAGTACGGCGGCGCCGGCGCCGACGCCCTCGCCACGGCCATCGTGATCGAGGAGGTGGCCCGTGCCTGCGCCTCGTCGTCGCTGATCCCCGCGGTCAACAAGCTCGGCACCATGCCGCTGCTGATCGCCGGGTCCGAGGAGCTCAAGCACAAGTACCTCTCGAAGGTCGCCTCGGGCGAGGCGATGTTCTCGTACTGCCTCTCCGAGCCGGAGGCCGGCTCCGACGCCGCCTCGATGACCACCCGCGCGGTCCGCGACGGCGACCACTGGGTGCTCAACGGCGTGAAGCGGTGGATCACCAACGCCGGCGTCTCCGAGTACTACACGGTCTTCGCGGTCACCGACCCGTCCGCCCGGTCCCGCGGCATCTCCGCCTTCGTGGTCGAGAAATCCGACGAGGGCGTCAGCTTCGGCGCGCCGGAGAAGAAGCTCGGCATCAAGGGCTCGCCCACCCGCGAGGTCTACTTCGACAACGTGCGCATCCCGGCCGACCGGATGATCGGCGACGAGGGCACCGGCTTCGCCACCGCCATGAAGACCCTCGACCACACCCGGGTCACCATCGCGGCGCAGGCCATCGGCATCGCGCAGGGCGCGCTCGACTTCGCTCTGGGGTACGCCAAGGAGCGCAAGCAGTTCGGCAAGTCGATCGCCGACTTCCAGGGCCTCCAGTTCATGCTCGCCGACATGGGCATGAAGCTCGAGGCGGCCCGCCAGCTCACCTACGCCGCGGCCGGCAAGAGCGAGCGCGGCGACGCCGACCTGACCTACTTCGGCGCGGCCGCGAAGTGCTTCGCCTCGGACGCCGCCATGGAGATCACCACCGACGCGGTCCAGATCCTCGGCGGGTACGGCTACACCCGCGACTACCCGGTCGAGCGCATGATGCGCGACGCCAAGATCACCCAGATCTACGAGGGCACCAACCAGGTGCAGCGGATCGTGATGGCCCGGCAGCTCCTGAAGGGCTGA